DNA sequence from the Streptomyces sp. HUAS 15-9 genome:
AGGCGCAGGCTCACGCACACGCTGTGCCTCCACGGGCCTACTCCGCCACGGCCACCGTCGATGGACAGGGCATCGTGACGGGATGGAGCGACGGTGCCAGGCTGCTGCTGGGTTACCAGCCCGCGGAGGTCGTGGGACACGGGGCCGCGCGTCTGCTCGCCGATGTTCCGGGCGAGGCCGTCGGCCATGGGTGGCGAGAAGCAGCCGCACGCCGGCGGTGGGGCGGTGCCGTCGTACTGCGCCACCGGGACGGCTACCGGGTGGAGCGGCACGTAGTGGCGCACCGTCGCCCCGCACAAGGTGGCACGGGCGTGGAATGGCTGATCGTGTCCGCGGTGGCCGGTCCGTCGCATCCCGGCAGTGACAGAGCACTGGGGGAGTGGGCCTTCGACCGCTCACCCTGCCTTCTCGCGGTGTTCGATCATGATCTGCGACTGGTGCGGGCCAGCGCCGGAATGGAGCGTGCGCTGTCCCTGACCGAGGCCACGATGAGCGGGCTGCGCCTGCCCGACATCGTGCCGCACCCGGCCAGTCACGAGGCCGAGACGAGCATGCGGCGGATCCTCGACGGCGGTGAGCCGCAGGACGTCCACCTCTGCCTGGACCCGATCGACCCGCGGCGCACCTGGCAGGCCGGTCTCGTGCCGCTGGCCGACTCCGCCGGCCAGGTACGAGCCGTGAGCCTGACGGCACATTCCCATGCGCCCGAGGAGCTCATCCAGCACCGGATGCGGTTGCTGAGCGACGCGGGACGGCGCATCGGCACGAGCCCCGACACGCATCGCACCGCGCAGGAGCTGGCCGACGTCGCTGTCCCGCGGCTCGCCGACATCTGCACCGTCGACCTGCTGGACACCCCCCGGCGCGGCGAGCCGCCCCCCTCATGGTCGGCCGTGGGCCTCACTCTCAGCCGCGTCGCCGTGCGGACGGTGACCGAGCAGTACCCCGCGCCCCGGGCCACCGACCGACCGCGGCGCTGCGCGGCCGGGTCGCCACTCGCCCAGTGCCTGGCCGAGGGCCGGGCCGCGGTGCGCTCGGGCAGCGAGGACGCCGTCATCCAATGGGTGCGGGACGACCCCCAGGCCACTTGGATCCGCGACAGTCGCACACACTCGCTGATGGTGGTGCCTATCCGGGCCGACGACACCTCGTTCGGTGTGGCTCTGTTCGGGCGGCATCAGCGTCCCGACCCCTTCGACGCGGACGATCTGTGGCTGGCCGAGCAGCTGGCCGCGAAGGCGGCCACCAGCATCCACAGCACCAGCCGCCCCGAGCGGCAGCACACCTCCACCATGGCCCTGCAGCGCAGCCTTCTTCCCCAGTCGCTGCCCGAGCAGGGGGCCATGGACATCGCCACCCGCTATCTGCCCTCCGTCAGCCAGGCCGGTGTGGGCGGCGACTGGTTCGATGTGATCCCGCTGTCCGGCACCCGGGTCGCGCTCGTCGTGGGCGACGTCGTCGGCCATGGGATCCGCGCCTCCGCCACGATGGGCCGGGTCCGCACCGCGGTCCGCACGCTGGCCGACGTGGACCTGCCGCCCGACGAACTGCTCAGCCACATCGACGACCTCGTCATCCATCTGTCCGCCGAGGAGGCGGGCACCGACAACGCCTCCGAAACCGCCGGTGGCGTCGGTACCACCTGCCTGTACGCCGTCTACGACCCCGTCACCCGCCACTGCACGCTCGCCCGGGCCGGCCACCCCCCGCCCGCCGTGGTCACCCCTGGCGGTGTCGTCCGCTTCCTCGACGTCCCCGCGGGTCCCCCGCTGGGCCTGGGCGGGCTGCCCTTCGAAGCC
Encoded proteins:
- a CDS encoding SpoIIE family protein phosphatase, producing the protein MERLPTPPRKQAQAHAHAVPPRAYSATATVDGQGIVTGWSDGARLLLGYQPAEVVGHGAARLLADVPGEAVGHGWREAAARRRWGGAVVLRHRDGYRVERHVVAHRRPAQGGTGVEWLIVSAVAGPSHPGSDRALGEWAFDRSPCLLAVFDHDLRLVRASAGMERALSLTEATMSGLRLPDIVPHPASHEAETSMRRILDGGEPQDVHLCLDPIDPRRTWQAGLVPLADSAGQVRAVSLTAHSHAPEELIQHRMRLLSDAGRRIGTSPDTHRTAQELADVAVPRLADICTVDLLDTPRRGEPPPSWSAVGLTLSRVAVRTVTEQYPAPRATDRPRRCAAGSPLAQCLAEGRAAVRSGSEDAVIQWVRDDPQATWIRDSRTHSLMVVPIRADDTSFGVALFGRHQRPDPFDADDLWLAEQLAAKAATSIHSTSRPERQHTSTMALQRSLLPQSLPEQGAMDIATRYLPSVSQAGVGGDWFDVIPLSGTRVALVVGDVVGHGIRASATMGRVRTAVRTLADVDLPPDELLSHIDDLVIHLSAEEAGTDNASETAGGVGTTCLYAVYDPVTRHCTLARAGHPPPAVVTPGGVVRFLDVPAGPPLGLGGLPFEAVETELPEGSLIAFYTNGLLEPRDHDIDDSLDTMFAALARPAQSLDAVCDRVLTSMLTHRPDDDIALLIARTKALDADRVATWDLPFDPATVSDARQLATDQLTAWHLDEAAFITELVVSELVTNAIRYGRPPIRLRLIHDNHTLTCEVFDSSNTAPHMRRARTFDEGGRGLLLVGQLSQRWGARPTSAGKTVWAEQFLSEA